GCCGTCATGAAGGCCTCCAGACACGATTTGAAACCTGGCCCGCACTTGCTGAAGGCAGGCTGATAGACGTGATCGAACATCTCAATGTCCGAAGCTAGCAGATACTTCTCTTCTCCAGAACCTTCGGGATCAGGGAAGCCAATCTTGGCGTAAAACCAATATCCTAACCAGTTCccctcccacttgttcttgtaagCTGTTGAGAGCATAACCTTTAACAGACCGGTCCTTTTGTTTGGTTTACGAGGAACGAAGGTGCAGCAGCCGTTTTGAACCTCGCTAAGCTCCGAATCATCATCTACATAGACCTTACGAGGCTGGCAGTGAAGCTGGAAAAGCCTACAAAAGGCATCCACAGACACTTCCCCTCCGAAGCTCCGTACCACCCACAGAAATTTGGCCAATGCAACAATTCTGTTCGGGGTAAAGTGGTGTAGCTTCACGTTGAACGGCTCCAAAAGCTTCGGCACAATTGGATCCATCGGAAGTCTAAGTCCCGCtgtaaaaaaatccttaaagaCCACAACCTCGCAGGTCTCCGGTACATGAATCAATTCTGTCCCCGGAGGTCGACAAACACCCTCGGCAAAATAGCCCTTTGTAACGTAGAAGTCTATCATGCTCTGAGATATGACAGATGGCTCGAAAAGCAGAGTCTTACATTTCTCAGGAGCCATTAATTCTGACATGTCCGCGGACACCGCCGAAAGGCTCTCGctggactgctgctgctgagaagTCTGCGAACCACCCGCCTCTCCTTCGGGAGCTGGACCAGTGTCTGCACGAAGAACCACCCTCTTAATGAATGCCATACCTAcgcaaaaacaaaataaagggcAAATTAAGAAAAAGGGTTCAAACAAACCTTCGATCAACCTTACTGTTTGCTTAGTACGAGCCATAAACCACAAAACCACTCACACCGAGGAAAACGACCAACTTAACCACGCACGAAAATGGAACCTTCGAAAGAAACGCTTTATAGTGGAAAGCGCCGAAGGTAAGCAAAGCTCGAGAGGGCACATAATTTACCCCCCCCCTCCGCTTATATAGGCAAGGGAAAGCAACAGTACCAACGGTAAAATCGAGGAGTCGGCCGCCCAAGCGGCGCAATAGGAGCCCGCCACGTGAACCACCAAAAACGACCGTTGCAGCCGACGgttcgggagacgtttttcctcggGAGCTTCCCGAATGTTACTTGCAATCCTCTTCTTCAACGCGGGTTCGGAccgtcggcttcggacctcgccctcgaggggctactgttggggattggaccttcagGTCAACCCctcaccctcggaaatgctccctaacctgtTTGGAGGGTCCCAACGAGATGGAGCCAAGCATACCCAAAAGTATCGGATGAACACTAAGAAGCGCAAGCGCAAAGACCATGACCTTCGATACGAAGGATATCACCTTCCGTGGACCGAAGGTGACGGATGGCTGCCCAGAAACGCAAGTATAAACACCGGAACCTTCGGCTACGAAGGATATTGCCTCCTtccggccgaaggtgacgaagggTTGCTCAGAGGCACATGTTCGAAGATCAGGACCTTCGGGTAAAGGGATCAACTTCGGGAACGAAGGTGGCGGCTGATTGCTCGTTGATAGAACCTTCACGGCTCCGATCCCCGGAGGTCCCCGAAGGTTGTCAAAACCTTCGTCAGCTGTAGATATGTGTGTAAAATATGAacacgtgagaaggtcggatttgtacacctctcgGTTaagtgagaaggtcggatttgtaaacctctcaccttgtaattttaccccgaagACGGCTAGAAGTGAGCTataaatgagttgggagggggtAATTTGGGAAAATCTGGCTGAGGGCTAGAGGTTTAAATAGCCCCCCTCCCCACAGTGTAAGGGGTTGAATTTTCTAATCACTGTTGGAGAGTTCGACACCTATTTTCTTTATCATCTTTCTTACTATTGATGCTCTCTGTTTTGGCATCCAAGAAGTATcatctccaccaccgccgtcctGCACTACGCCAACTCCGCCGGCAAGGCGCCCGGGCCCCTCCCCGGAGGCCCCACCATCCAGATCGACTGGTCTCTCAACCAGGCCCGCTCCATCAGGTTAATTAATTCGGACTAGTCTTTCAGCCTGTCATCAGTTTCTTCAGACAATGcaagttcagagttcagactagCGTTTCAGCCTGTCAGTTTCTTCAGGCAAGTTCAGGCTGAACTGACTGGCATTGCCGATGGCTCACTCGGCATTGGAACCGCAGGTGGAACCTGACGGCGAGCGGGCCGCGGCCGAACCCGCAGGGCTCGTACCACTACGGCCTGGTGCCGGTGACCCGGACCATCCGGCTGGCCAACTCGGCGGCAACCATCAACGGGAAGCAGAGGTACGCGGTGAACGGCGTGTCGTACGTCAACCCGGACACCCCGCTCAAGGTCGCCGACtactacaagatcggcggcgtCTTCTCGGTGGGCACCATCGCCGACAacccgagctccggcggcgcctTCCTCCAGACGTCGGTCATGGGGGCCAACTACAGGGATTACGTCGAGATCGTGTTCGAGAACAGCGAGGACGAGGTGCAGTCGTGGCACATCGACGGCTACGCCTTCTGGGTCATCGGGTATGAACTTTGTTTCTACTATCTTTTTCTG
This portion of the Panicum virgatum strain AP13 chromosome 2N, P.virgatum_v5, whole genome shotgun sequence genome encodes:
- the LOC120662837 gene encoding L-ascorbate oxidase homolog, which codes for MTFDTKDITFRGPKVTDGCPETSIISTTAVLHYANSAGKAPGPLPGGPTIQIDWSLNQARSIRWNLTASGPRPNPQGSYHYGLVPVTRTIRLANSAATINGKQRYAVNGVSYVNPDTPLKVADYYKIGGVFSVGTIADNPSSGGAFLQTSVMGANYRDYVEIVFENSEDEVQSWHIDGYAFWVIGMDGGKWSAASRQVYNLRDGVSRYTVQVYPRSWTAIYMPLDNVGMWNVRSESWARQYLGQQFYLRVWTPSTSLRDEFPIPKNALLCGRAAGRQTRPL